One genomic region from Gemmobacter aquarius encodes:
- a CDS encoding SDR family NAD(P)-dependent oxidoreductase — protein MSFSISGKTAIVTGAANGIGLAIARHLVDKGANVMFADIDEARLEEEVGTDARAEGPVRMFAGDLREKLTIANLLSATIDAFDRVDVLVNASRQFSTSDVLDPENDCVEALLDQNLMTALRLSQMTAKRMIQRAAKDRSDEGEGQGVIGSIINLSSLAATRTQANLLGYSISCAAVEQMTRSLAVALAPRGIRVNAVAFGSVMSASLQAALRDTPDWRPAIETCTPLGRIASADELAETVHFLASDASAFMTGQILTLDGGRGLVDAVVASAH, from the coding sequence ATGTCGTTTTCCATCTCGGGCAAGACCGCCATCGTCACGGGTGCCGCCAATGGCATCGGCCTCGCCATCGCGCGCCATCTGGTGGACAAGGGCGCGAACGTGATGTTCGCCGACATCGACGAGGCGCGGCTTGAAGAAGAGGTCGGCACTGACGCCCGCGCCGAAGGCCCCGTCCGCATGTTCGCGGGCGACCTGCGCGAGAAGCTCACCATCGCCAACCTGCTATCCGCCACCATCGACGCCTTCGACCGCGTCGATGTGCTGGTGAACGCCAGCCGACAGTTTTCGACCTCGGACGTGCTCGATCCTGAAAACGATTGTGTCGAGGCGCTTCTGGACCAGAACCTGATGACCGCGCTGCGCCTGTCGCAGATGACGGCGAAGCGGATGATCCAGCGCGCCGCCAAGGACCGCAGCGACGAAGGCGAAGGCCAAGGCGTGATCGGCTCGATCATCAACCTGTCCTCGCTTGCCGCGACCCGCACGCAGGCCAATCTGCTGGGCTATTCCATTTCCTGCGCGGCGGTCGAACAGATGACGCGGTCACTTGCGGTGGCGCTGGCTCCGCGCGGCATCCGCGTGAACGCGGTCGCCTTCGGCTCGGTGATGAGCGCAAGCCTGCAGGCCGCATTGCGCGATACGCCCGACTGGCGCCCCGCCATCGAGACTTGCACGCCCCTTGGCCGCATCGCATCAGCCGACGAATTGGCGGAAACGGTACATTTCCTCGCCTCCGACGCCTCGGCCTTCATGACGGGCCAGATCCTGACGCTCGACGGCGGGCGCGGTCTGGTCGATGCGGTGGTCGCATCGGCGCATTGA